A single window of Uloborus diversus isolate 005 chromosome 5, Udiv.v.3.1, whole genome shotgun sequence DNA harbors:
- the LOC129222293 gene encoding LOW QUALITY PROTEIN: rRNA N6-adenosine-methyltransferase ZCCHC4-like (The sequence of the model RefSeq protein was modified relative to this genomic sequence to represent the inferred CDS: deleted 1 base in 1 codon): MEVILENLKNNPHCPHGPCLIFERYSSNGTKTGRRFFACSACRDRSDCSFFQWVDDDLSTQTKEHWRDVIEKHKPPFTHEEYLQRLEKVKSSSQEKRKYCKTCSLLVLEEEESLHLKHDFVSNLTLQDLQKPSCIFETVQNKKAEAQYFFAKETVEFVVNLVEKLGFTKLVLLGVPKVHEYVQENSNLNTFLMDIDYRYMQFFSPNKFCHYNIFNNYFFNGAESKTILKEFLSEQSGEKVAVMLDPPFGGLVDAIACTLKKLNKWWRKKNEKSTENLPFMWFFPYFMEGRIVKSLPDAVMMDYKVEYTNHKKFGTKVDSKGSPVRIFTNIMPSAFVLPESLGYRFCEKCERFIAKENKHCVKCNCCTTKHGKTYKHCDECKQCVKNSYEHCGKCKKCNLIGHVCSESTQKKSDGIHKQEKCHKCSGFGHRKRNCPVNTFRNRKKMRHMC, from the exons ATGGAAGTTATTCTTGAAAATCTGAAGAATAATCCACATTGCCCGCATG GCCcatgtttaatttttgaaagatattCTTCTAATGGTACCAAAACTGGAAGAAGATTTTTTGCATGTTCTGCTTGCAGAGATAGATCTGATTGTAGTTTTTTCCAA TGGGTTGATGATGATTTGTCCACACAAACAAAAGAGCACTGGAGAGATGTAATTGAAAAACATAAACCACCATTTACTCATGAAGAGTATTTGCA GAgattagaaaaagttaaaagttCATCTCAGGAGAAAAGGAAGTACTGTAAAACATGTTCCCTTCTTGTGTTAGAGGAAGAAGAAAGTCTTCATTTGAAACATGACTTTGTGAGCAATTTGACTTTGCAGGATTTACAGAAACCAAGCTGCATTTTTGAAACAGTTCAAAACAAGAAAGCAGAAGCA caatatttttttgcaaaagagaCAGTGGAATTTGTTGTTAACCTTGTAGAAAAGTTAGGATTCACAAAACTTGTCCTCTTAGGAGTTCCTAA ggTACATGAATATGTTCAAGAAAATTCTAATCTCAACACTTTTTTAATGGACATTGACTATCGATAT ATGCAGTTTTTTAGTCCCAACAAATTTTGTCACTATAATATTTtcaacaactatttttttaatggagcAGAAAGCAAAACTATACTTAAGGAGTTCCTATCTGAACAAAGTGGCGAAAAGGTTGCAGTCATGTTGGATCCTCCATTTGGTGGTCTTGTGGATGCTATTGCGTGcacattaaagaaattaaataaatggtggagaaaaaagaatgaaaaaagtactgaaaatcTCCCTTTTATGTGGTTCTTCCCTTATTTTATGGAAGGAAGAATTGTCAAAAGTTTACCTGATGCAGTAATGATGGATTATAAA gtTGAATACACTAACCACAAAAAATTTGGTACAAAAGTTGATTCTAAAGGATCACCAGTTcgcatttttacaaatattatgCCATCAGCTTTTGTTTTGCCTGAAAGTCTTGGTTACAG ATTTTGTGAAAAGTGTGAGAGGTTTAttgcaaaagaaaacaaacacTGTGTAAAGTGCAATTGCTGTACTACAAAA cATGGAAAAACATATAAACATTGTGATGAATGCAAACAGTGTGTCAAAAATTCTTATGAGCACTGTGGTAAATGTAAGAAATGCAATCTCATTGGTCATGTGTGTAGTGAATCTACACAGAAAAAATCTGATGGAATTCATAAACAAGAGAAATGTCATAAATGTTCTGGTTTTGGCCACAGAAAACGAAATTGTCCTGTTAATACATTTag AAACCGGAAGAAGATGAGACATATGTGTTGA